Below is a window of Prosthecochloris sp. GSB1 DNA.
ATCCAGCAGTGGCACGAGGCGCTCACCGGACTGCTCATGAGCAGCGCCGTGCTGGCGGTTACCCTGATCATGGCTCCGATGATCTCTTCCGGAACGCTCGACGGCATGTTCGCGGCTGTTATCGTCGTCGCCGTCATGGCATCGTTCGAGGCATTCATTCCGCTTCCCGATACGATACTGCATATCGAGGAAAGTTCCCTGGCGGGAAAACGCCTGTTCGAAATCATCGACACGAAACAGGAGAACGCCGCGGCAGAAAGAACACCGCGGCCCTTCCCGGAAAAAGGCGATATCCGTTTCGAGAACGTCAGTTTCACCTATCCGGGCAATGCGACAGCGTCGCTTCGCGGGATTACGTTTTGTATCGGCGCGCGTGAAAAAATAGCCGTTGTCGGGCCGAGCGGCGCAGGAAAAAGCACGATCGCAAATCTGCTGCTCGGATTCTGGCCGCCGTCGGAAGGATCGGTCTCGATCGGGGGATGCGATATCCGGCAACTGGACCAGGAAACGCTGCGCCGAAAAACCGCGACCGTGAGCCAGAACACCTACCTCTTCGGAGAAACGCTCAGAAAGAACCTTCTTCTCGCAAAGCCGGAAGCATCGGACGAGGAACTGAAAGCGGCGCTCCGTTTCGCGGGCCTCGAAATGTTCGCCGGTAAACTCGACGAATGGGCCGGCCAGCACGGCATGCGCTTCAGCGGCGGCGAAAGGCAGCGCCTGGCGATCGCCCGCATGGCGCTTCAGGACGCCCCGTTCGTCATTCTCGACGAGGCCACCGCGAATCTCGACGCCATAACCGAACAGACGGTCATGGATAGCGTCAGGGAGTACGCCAGGGACAGAACCCTCATGGTCATCACGCACAGACTGAGAAACATGGAACGGTTCGACAGGATCATCGTACTGGACAAGGGCATCGCACGCGAAGAGGGAACACACCGGGAACTGATAGCGAAAAAAGGTCTGTATGCATCGATGTGGTCGCTGCAACACCGGACCCTGACGAAAGACCTCACGGGAGAGGATTGCTGACGGTCACCCCTGGCGAAGCGTTTCATTCACGGCGGTAGTCTTCCGGGCCGCCGATGACGAGATTCGCTGTATCGAAGCCCAATCCTTCGGCCTTCTTCACGAGCGACCGGAAAAGCTCCGGATCCATTTCTGGATCGCGGGAGAGAATCCAGAACAAAGTTTTTTTGTAACCGGTCACCATCGCCCAGCGGTAACCCTCGCTGTCAAGGTCGATAATATTGTAACTTGAATAAAACGGGCCGAAAAACGACACCTTCAAAGCACCTTTCGAAGGATCGTCCACAAACTTCGCCTTCGCCTTCGTTTCACGCCACTCTCCTTTCTCGGTATGGTACCCCTTGTTGAGCACCCTGACCGAACCGTCCGTATCGAGGGAGTAGGTAGCCGTCACGGCACTGAAGTTCTTTTCGAAGGCGTTTTCCGTCCTGGCGATTTCATACCAGGTACCGAGATATCGCTCCAGTTCGAATCCCTCGACAACGTCGACACCTTCGGGGATCCTGATGCATCCGAAAAGAAACAGCGGCAGAAAAACGAGCAGACGCTTGAACATTATAAAAAGGTTTTGCTTGGCATGGCGAAATGCGGATCAGCCGAACACGATTGTCTTGCGGCCGTTCACGAGAATTCTTCGCTCGATATGGCAGGCAACGGCCCTGGCCAGCACGAGACGTTCGAGGTCCCTTCCCTTGCGAGCGAGGTCCTGGACCGCGTCCCTGTGGGATATTCTGACGATGTCCTGTTCGATGATCGGTCCCTCGTCCAGTTCGGAGGTCACATAATGGCTCGTCGCCCCTATAATTTTCACACCCCGCTCAAAAGCCTGGCGATAGGGGTTTCCACCGGAAAAGGCGGGAAGGAAAGAATGGTGTATATTGATGATCCTGCTGGGAAACGCATCGACGAATTGCGGCGAGAGAACCTGCATGTAACGGGCGAGCACAACCGTGTCGACCGAATGTTCATCGAGCAGATCCAGCTCCCGGCCCTCCTGCTCCAGCTTGTTTTCCGGAGTTACGGGAAACACATGGAAGGCAATTCCGTAATGGGCCGCAAGCGGTTCGAGATCCGGATGATTCGAGACGATCAACGGAATATCGATGTCGAATTCACCGGTTTTCCATCGCCAGAGAATCTCCTGCAGACAATGGTCGTATTTAGAAACGAACAGGGCGAGCCGCGGCCGGGCGCCGGATCGATACATCGTCCAGTCAGCCCCGAACTCCCTCCCGAGAGGCCGGAACGCCTCCTCGAGTTCTTCCGGAGGAATGTTGACTCCTTCCATGCTCCAGGAAACCCTGATAAAAAACATCCCTGTCCCGGTATCGACGTGTTCGTCGAGATCGAGGATGTTGCCGCCCCGTTCGAAAATGAAACGGGAAATACGGGATACGAGGCCTGTACGGTCGGGACAGGCAAGAAGAAGAATGGCCGAGGGCGATTGTTGCTCCACTGACTTTGTACGTATAACGGTTTACGCTTTACCTGACCCGCTGCGCGCCGGCCTTGAGCCTGCATAGCAGAATGGATGAACAAATCACCGCGGGCCGTAAAAAGTTCACGCCCCGTCATTCTCAGTGAAAAAGCATGCCTTTTTGGTGGAATCAGTGACATTTCGTTTTTTTCGGCATGACAAAAAACGCAACAACGATCATTTTCGTTATAACGGCCGCCATCGCCTCGGCCGCATCATATTTTTGGGTAGATCTGCCTGTGGCGGACTATTTTCACGGCCTCGGGGAAAGCCTGCTGTATGAAACCTTCAAGACGGTAACCGTTTTCGGAGAATCGCAATGGTATCTCGTGGCGGGTCTTCTCGTCTGGGCGTTCTTCAGGAAATCCCGTCCCCGGGAAGCATCGGCAGGGCTGTTCCTTTTCACCTCCGTCGCCGCTTCTGGAATCATTGCCAACGTCATGAAAAGCCTTCTCGGCAGGGCCAGGCCCAGGTTGCATTTCAACGCGAACGTCTACGGCTTCGATCCCTTCCAGATCGAATATGCACGTCTTTCCTTTCCTTCCGGCCATGCGGCGACGGCGCTCGGCGCCGCGACGGTGCTCGCCATACTCTTTCCCCGTTTTCGTCCGTTGTTCCTCCTGGCGGGGCTGACCGTCGCCGTGAGCCGTGTCGTGCTCACGCAACACTACGTCTCGGACATAATGGCCGGAAGCCTTCTCGGCGCGGTGACAACCGCCGTACTCTACCGAAATCTTTTCAGAAAATCCCTCGATGCGAAACCCTGACGAACACCTGCAAGAGCCGGTCGGCTGGTTCTACCCAGCGCTCGGCCTCCTGCTCTTTCTCGGCTTCTTCGCTCCGCTCGGCATCGCCCCGCTGTTCGACGTCGACGAAGGCGCGTTCAGCGAAGCGACCAGGGAAATGCTTGCCAGCGGCAACTACCTGACGACCCATCTCAACGGCGTCCCCCGGTTCGACAAGCCGATCCTGATCTACTGGCTGCAGGCCGCGAGCGTCTCCGCGTTCGGACTGAACGAATTCGCCCTGCGCCTGCCCTCGGCGCTCGCATCGACGGGCTGGGCGCTGCTGATCTTCTTCTTCACCCGCACCTTCCTCGACCTCCGCAGAGCGTTTATCGCGACCGTGGTCATGATACTCTCCCTGCAGGTGACCATCGTGGGCAAGGCCGCCATAGCCGACGCACTGCTCAACTGCATGCTCGCGCTCTCGATGTTCTCGATATTCCGCTATTACCGGGAAAGAAAAAACGCTCACGTCCTGACGGCCTTCGCGGCCATAGGCCTGGGAACCCTCGCCAAAGGGCCTGTCGCGATCCTGGTGCCCCTTGCCGTATCCTTCATCTTTTTCGCCCTGCGCCACGAATTGCGCTCCTGGCTCAGAGCAATCCTCAATCCGGCAGGCATCGGCGTGTTCGCGCTCATAACCCTTCCATGGTACACGCTTGAATACCTCGATCAGGGGCAGGCCTTTATCGACGGTTTTTTCCTCAAGCACAACATCGGGCGATTCAGTTCCGCGATGGAACGGCACAAGGGCCCCCTGTGGTACTATATTCCCGTCCTTATCGTCGGCCTTCTCCCCTCGACCGCCCTGCTCGTTCCGATGTTCCGTCACATCAGGAAACTCGCAACCGATCCGCTCAACGCCTATCTCCTTGTCTGGGCGGGATTCGTCTTTGTCTTTTTCTCCCTCTCGGGCACCAAGCTGCCGCATTACATCATCTACGGCTACACGCCGCTCTTCATTCTTGCCGCCCGTTCGTTCGACAGGCTCCGGCACCCGGTCCTGCTTATGCTTCCGCCGGCCCTGTTTCTGCTGTTGCTTGCGGCGGCCCCGCTGATCATCGAACCCATCTCGAAGAACGCCACGGACCCCTACCTCACCGCCCTATTCAGCGGTGCGATCCGGCTCATGCGGGAATCGGGGCATTCGCTCATCCTCGCCTCGGCAGCGGCGGCCATGCTTATGGCCGCGTTCCTCCCCGGCCTCGACACCATCAAACGTTTCGTCGTCGCTGGAACGCTGTTTCTCTCGGCAATCAATTTCCACATGATGCCGCTGGCCGGCAGGCTGATGCAGTCACCCGTGAAAGAAGCGGGTCTACTCGTTCGGGAGAAGGGATATGACGTTGTCATGTGGAAAATCGACAAACCCTCTTTTTTAGTATATTCCGAAGCTCTTTCTCCGAAACGCGAGCCTCTGCCGGGAGAAATCGTTCTGACCAGCGTCAAGTATCTCGAACGTCTTCCGGACCCGGTTGTCATCTACGAGAAACATGGCATAGTTCTGGTTAAACTCGGGCCACGAAACGCAGAATAAATGAAACTATCGGTCGTCATACCGGTCATGAACGAAGAGGAGAACATCGCCCCGCTCTTCGACGCTCTCGCCGGAGCCCTTGCCGGAATCGAACATGAAATAATCCTCGTCGACGACGGATCGGGCGACGGCACCGTCGAGACGGTCAGGAACCTGCTCCCTGCAAACGCGAAACTCCTGGTTTTCAACAAGAATTACGGACAGACGACGGCGCTTGCCGCCGGCATCGACCACGCCCGGGGAAATCTTATCGCGACGATGGACGGAGACCTGCAGAACGACCCAAGGGACATTCCCCTGATGATGGCCTACCTCGAGGAAGCCGGCCTCGACGTCGTGGCCGGCCGGCGCGCAGGAAGAAAAGACGGCATGTTCCTGAGAAAAATCCCGAGCAGGATCGCCAATGCCCTCATCAGAACCCTGACCGATGTGCATATCCGCGATTACGGCTGCACCCTGAAGGTCTTCAGGAAAGACGTCGCCAAGAATCTCGGCCTGTACGGCGAACTGCACCGGTTCATTCCGGTGCTCGTCCAGCTTTACGGGGCCAGGATGGCGGAAATGGACGTCCGCCACCATGAGCGGCAATACGGAACATCGAAATACGGGCTTGGCAGGACCTTCAAGGTGCTGAGCGACCTTCTCTTCATGGTTTTTTTCCAGAAATACGGACAGAAACCGATGCACCTCTTCGGCTCGCTCGGCTTCATCGCGTTCTTTTCCGGAATGGCCGTCAACCTCTACCTCCTCATCCTGAAAATCCTCGGACAGGAAATCGGCGGCAGGCCAATCCTCATGCTGGGCGTCATACTGACCTTTACCGGCATACAGCTCATCACGACAGGATTCGTCGCCGAGTTCATCATGAGGACCTACTACGAATCGCAGAACAAGAAACCCTATATCATCCGGGACATCGTTGGCAAAAAAGAGCATCAGTAAGAAAAAACTCGCGAGAACAATCTTTCAACTGGCGGTATCGATCATCGCCCTCTACATCGTTCTGGCGAAAACCGACACCGCGAAACTTCTCGAAGTCATCAGCACGGCGAGCCCATGGCATCTCCTCGTCGCATTTCTCTTCTTCAATCTTTCGAAAGTGCTCAACGCCCTGAGACTCAACCGCTTTTTCAGGGTTATCGGGCTGAACCTTACCGAACGTTATAACCTGCTGCTCTACTACGTCGGCATGTTCTACAACATGTTCCTGCCCGGCGGCATCGGCGGTGACGGTTACAAGATCTACGTCCTGCAGAAGCAGCACGGCATCAGGATGCTCAACGTTTTCAATGCCGTCTTCTGGGACCGCGTCGCCGGCATTTTCGCTCTCGTGTTCCTCACCGCGGCGCTTCTACCTCCGAGCACGTTCGCGGTGCTGCACGGTGAATACATCCCCGCGGCGTACGCCGTTCTGGCTCTCAGCTATCCGCTTTCCTGGCTGCTGACCCGTTTGCTTTACAAACAGTTCACCCCGATATTCCTCGTCACGTCCCTCGAATCGATACTCATCCAGGCAGCCCAGGTGGTTTCGGCATGGTTCATCCTGCTGGCCCTATCCCTCCCGTCCAACCACATCGACTACCTGGCAATCTTTCTGGTTTCCACCGTCGCTACCATCCTGCCGATAACCGTGGGCGGCGCGGGAGCGAGGGAAATCACCTTTTTCTACTCGCTCAACTACCTCGGGCTCGAACCGAACACCGGCGTAGCCCTTTCGCTGATCTTTTTCGCCATCTCGGCCGT
It encodes the following:
- a CDS encoding glycosyltransferase family 2 protein — its product is MKLSVVIPVMNEEENIAPLFDALAGALAGIEHEIILVDDGSGDGTVETVRNLLPANAKLLVFNKNYGQTTALAAGIDHARGNLIATMDGDLQNDPRDIPLMMAYLEEAGLDVVAGRRAGRKDGMFLRKIPSRIANALIRTLTDVHIRDYGCTLKVFRKDVAKNLGLYGELHRFIPVLVQLYGARMAEMDVRHHERQYGTSKYGLGRTFKVLSDLLFMVFFQKYGQKPMHLFGSLGFIAFFSGMAVNLYLLILKILGQEIGGRPILMLGVILTFTGIQLITTGFVAEFIMRTYYESQNKKPYIIRDIVGKKEHQ
- a CDS encoding ArnT family glycosyltransferase; its protein translation is MRNPDEHLQEPVGWFYPALGLLLFLGFFAPLGIAPLFDVDEGAFSEATREMLASGNYLTTHLNGVPRFDKPILIYWLQAASVSAFGLNEFALRLPSALASTGWALLIFFFTRTFLDLRRAFIATVVMILSLQVTIVGKAAIADALLNCMLALSMFSIFRYYRERKNAHVLTAFAAIGLGTLAKGPVAILVPLAVSFIFFALRHELRSWLRAILNPAGIGVFALITLPWYTLEYLDQGQAFIDGFFLKHNIGRFSSAMERHKGPLWYYIPVLIVGLLPSTALLVPMFRHIRKLATDPLNAYLLVWAGFVFVFFSLSGTKLPHYIIYGYTPLFILAARSFDRLRHPVLLMLPPALFLLLLAAAPLIIEPISKNATDPYLTALFSGAIRLMRESGHSLILASAAAAMLMAAFLPGLDTIKRFVVAGTLFLSAINFHMMPLAGRLMQSPVKEAGLLVREKGYDVVMWKIDKPSFLVYSEALSPKREPLPGEIVLTSVKYLERLPDPVVIYEKHGIVLVKLGPRNAE
- a CDS encoding lipocalin family protein, coding for MFKRLLVFLPLFLFGCIRIPEGVDVVEGFELERYLGTWYEIARTENAFEKNFSAVTATYSLDTDGSVRVLNKGYHTEKGEWRETKAKAKFVDDPSKGALKVSFFGPFYSSYNIIDLDSEGYRWAMVTGYKKTLFWILSRDPEMDPELFRSLVKKAEGLGFDTANLVIGGPEDYRRE
- the cydC gene encoding thiol reductant ABC exporter subunit CydC, whose amino-acid sequence is MNVLARLLGIVRPYRWWMLLSALLGFATIGSGIGLLMSSAYIIAKAALHPSFYELQLGVTGVRLFGIARGALRYAERLVSHNTTFRILSRLRLWFYESLEPLAPARLQQHKSGDLLQRITGDIDKLENLYVRVVAPPLTAAMISLLLWFLLGAFSLSFSLALLCAHLLAGLVLPFLAGHLNRGTAAGISGMQSALQTATIDYIQGMGELMLFGRLEEERKKLGSLKDGLLRLQRKQKLIQQWHEALTGLLMSSAVLAVTLIMAPMISSGTLDGMFAAVIVVAVMASFEAFIPLPDTILHIEESSLAGKRLFEIIDTKQENAAAERTPRPFPEKGDIRFENVSFTYPGNATASLRGITFCIGAREKIAVVGPSGAGKSTIANLLLGFWPPSEGSVSIGGCDIRQLDQETLRRKTATVSQNTYLFGETLRKNLLLAKPEASDEELKAALRFAGLEMFAGKLDEWAGQHGMRFSGGERQRLAIARMALQDAPFVILDEATANLDAITEQTVMDSVREYARDRTLMVITHRLRNMERFDRIIVLDKGIAREEGTHRELIAKKGLYASMWSLQHRTLTKDLTGEDC
- a CDS encoding lysylphosphatidylglycerol synthase transmembrane domain-containing protein; the protein is MAKKSISKKKLARTIFQLAVSIIALYIVLAKTDTAKLLEVISTASPWHLLVAFLFFNLSKVLNALRLNRFFRVIGLNLTERYNLLLYYVGMFYNMFLPGGIGGDGYKIYVLQKQHGIRMLNVFNAVFWDRVAGIFALVFLTAALLPPSTFAVLHGEYIPAAYAVLALSYPLSWLLTRLLYKQFTPIFLVTSLESILIQAAQVVSAWFILLALSLPSNHIDYLAIFLVSTVATILPITVGGAGAREITFFYSLNYLGLEPNTGVALSLIFFAISAVSALVGMLFQGKSGKRMKKVKGMDEGNAG
- the purU gene encoding formyltetrahydrofolate deformylase; amino-acid sequence: MEQQSPSAILLLACPDRTGLVSRISRFIFERGGNILDLDEHVDTGTGMFFIRVSWSMEGVNIPPEELEEAFRPLGREFGADWTMYRSGARPRLALFVSKYDHCLQEILWRWKTGEFDIDIPLIVSNHPDLEPLAAHYGIAFHVFPVTPENKLEQEGRELDLLDEHSVDTVVLARYMQVLSPQFVDAFPSRIINIHHSFLPAFSGGNPYRQAFERGVKIIGATSHYVTSELDEGPIIEQDIVRISHRDAVQDLARKGRDLERLVLARAVACHIERRILVNGRKTIVFG
- a CDS encoding phosphatase PAP2 family protein: MTKNATTIIFVITAAIASAASYFWVDLPVADYFHGLGESLLYETFKTVTVFGESQWYLVAGLLVWAFFRKSRPREASAGLFLFTSVAASGIIANVMKSLLGRARPRLHFNANVYGFDPFQIEYARLSFPSGHAATALGAATVLAILFPRFRPLFLLAGLTVAVSRVVLTQHYVSDIMAGSLLGAVTTAVLYRNLFRKSLDAKP